A portion of the Toxoplasma gondii ME49 chromosome VIIb, whole genome shotgun sequence genome contains these proteins:
- a CDS encoding DnaJ family Sec63 protein (encoded by transcript TGME49_260630~Predicted trans-membrane domain (TMHMM2.0):23-43:97-120:219-242), with protein MSQFRDTFTKEEQREPLLDYDDSAFMFYLCTVSFCTVLPWTFFSLKKAFYPSSYSKQYPTKTRKGSVYIHCKCSECTSKRERESARADKWSQRWFGGYAWVEKLALLCAWIALLYLCVNLPEMKNLKTFDPFEILQVEPSASNREIKKAYRLMSLKYHPDKNVNDPTSAAKFILVAKAYQALTDPVAKANYEKYGNPDGPGNMKVGMGLPRFLVEEKYQLLVLSCFFLFLLVLLPMVFICYYQRQKKYAPNGVLVETLQFLTHYMAEGSRLKNFPEYLSASGESRAMQVEKEDDVEMREIIDQAVEPKKRVLNAPIIVRNYYLILGHMQRLHHLMSDRLRDALDELLKASLPITQCMAEICVLSDWLHAATSVLEFRRCLVQGLDGRSSTLLQVPHFTLEAVRHCQRGKHAARELGDFLKQDPEERKGLVDMSPDQQLDIQAFCHQVSRMKMEATVFVEDEAEIVAGDFATCQVTLTRTNLNEGEAAGAVHAPLLPMAKYEEWWIFLVDKTESASTGGRILNFVRSKSAERVVEERIQFRVNRVGKQSVTVLAICDSYAGCDCTMELEFKAYHPEEKPRPVWIHPEDLRLDEEPTLFQQMLGEMYTSSDEEESFDLDEGLRVAVKKKTQEAGEAANAENSASSQATAQAASTAPSSDKNESANNLTNAEEANGTA; from the exons ATGTCTCAGTTTCGCGACACCTTCAcgaaggaggagcagaggGAACCGCTGCTGGACTACGACGACAGCGCGTTCATGTTCTACCTATGCACGGTCTCCTTCTGCACCGTGCTGCCCTggaccttcttctcgctgaagaaggcgTTCTATCCGAGCTCGTACTCGAAGCAGTATCCGACCAAGACGCGGAAGGGCtcggtgtacatacactgcaAGTGCTCGGAGTGCACGAGCAAGCGGGAGCGGGAGAGCGCGCGGGCGGACAAGTGGTCCCAGCGCTGGTTCGGCGGCTACGCCTGGGTCGAGAAGCTGGCGCTGCTCTGCGCCTGGATTGCACTCCTCTACCTCTGCGTGAATCTCCCGGAAATGAAGAATCTCAAGACCTTCGACCCCTTTGAAATCCTTCAAGTCGAACCCAGCGCCTCTAACCGGGAGATCAAGAAGGCCTACCGCCTCATGTCCCTCAAGTATCACCCTGACAAAAACGTCAACGACCCGACAAGCGCCGCAAAGTTCATTCTCGTCGCGAAGGCGTACCAAGCTCTGACGGATCCG GTTGCAAAGGCGAACTACGAAAAGTATGGAAATCCTGATGGACCAGGCAACATGAAAGTCGGCATGGGTCTCCCGCGCTTCCTCGTCGAGGAGAAATATCAacttcttgttctttcctgcttcttcctcttcctcctcgttcttctccctaTGGTCTTCATCTGCTACTACCAAAGACAAAAGAAATACGCTC CCAATGGCGTTTTGGTAGAAACGCTGCAGTTCCTCACACACTACATGGCAGAAGGCAGTCGGCTGAAGAACTTTCCCGAGTACCTCAGTGCCTCCGGAGAGAGCCGCGCGATGCAGGTCGAGAAGGAGGACGACGTGGAAATGCGAGAGATCATTGACCAGGCCGTCGAGCCGAAGAAACGCGTGCTGAATGCCCCCATCATTGTCAG GAATTACTACCTCATTCTGGGTCACATGCAGCGGCTGCACCACCTCATGAGCGACCGTCTCCGCGATGCCTTGGATGAACTGCTAAA GGCGTCTCTGCCCATCACGCAGTGCATGGCGGAGATTTGCGTGCTCAGCGactggctgcatgcagcgacttCCGTCTTGGAATTCAGACGGTGCCTCGTTCAAGGCCTCGACGGGCGGAGCTCCACTCTTCTTCAAGTTCCACACTTCACACTCGAGGCTGTTCGCCACTGCCAGAG aggcaaaCACGCTGCTCGCGAGTTGGGCGATTTTCTGAAGCAAGACCCTGAAGAGCGCAAAGGCCTGGTGGACATGAGCCCCGATCAGCAGCTGGACATCCAGGCGTTTTGCCACCAGGTCTCTCGCATGAAGATGGAGGCGACGGTCTTCGTCGAAGACGAGGCGGAAATCGTTGCCGGCGACTTCGCCACTTGCCAAGTCACGCTCACGCGAACCAATTTGAAT GAGGGTGAGGCAGCTGGcgccgtgcatgcaccgcTGCTCCCGATGGCGAAGTACGAGGAATGGTGGATTTTCCTCGTAGacaaaacggagagcgcgTCGACGGGAG GACGCATTCTGAATTTTGTGCGGTCGAAGTCTGCCGAGCGCGTCGTCGAAGAAAGAATTCAGTTCAGAGTCAACCGAGTGGGGAAGCAGAGCGTCACCGTCCTCGCGATCTGCGACTCCTACGCCGGCTGCGACTGCACGATGGAGCTCGAGTTCAAAG CCTACCACCCCGAAGAAAAACCACGCCCAGTGTGGATCCATCCCGAGGATCTCCGCCTTGACGAAGAACCGACCCTGTTCCAGCAGATGCTCG GAGAAATGTACACCTCgagtgacgaagaagagagtttCGACTTGGACGAAGGTCTGCGCGTggcggtgaagaagaagacacaagaaGCAGGTGAAGCGGCAAATGCAGAAAATTCTGCCAGCTCTCAGGCGACAGCACAAGCTGCCTCGACCGCGCCTTCGAGTGACAAAAATGAATCTGCAAACAACCTGACCAAT gccgaagaagcgaaTGGAACAGCGTGA
- a CDS encoding hypothetical protein (encoded by transcript TGME49_260620~Signal peptide predicted by SignalP 2.0 HMM (probability 0.670) with cleavage site probability 0.641 at residue 21~Predicted trans-membrane domain (TMHMM2.0):60-80), with the protein MDEFSGCICQFLSTLIGGVRSAITNADSLSMPTDLGNVGAGPGGSVGAVPPAAAETNDGMAPAQVAALVVLLIVMVLTFLQNSTSSSTTTKGRNVSRPDDGNDDRSGGRPGRSVA; encoded by the exons ATGGACGAGTTCAGCGGCTGCATCTGCCAGTTTCTCAGCACGCTCATCGGGGGCGTCCGCAGCGCCATCACAAATGCAGATTCTCTCAGCATGCCAACAGATTTAGGAAATGTGGGAGCTGGACCCGGAGGCTCTGTAGGAGCGGTCCCCCCAGCTGCAGCCGAGACCAACGATGGCATGGCGCCGGCTCAGGTTGCCGCTCTTGTTGTCCTCCTCATCGTCATGGTTTTGACCTTCCTGCAAA ATTCGACCTCCAGCAGCACAACCACCAAGGGACGGAATGTGAGCCGACCCGATGACGGCAACGACGACCGCAGCGGCGGGCGCCCTGGTCGCTCTGTTGCGTGA